The following is a genomic window from Staphylococcus saccharolyticus.
AGATAAACGTAATTCTTCATCTGCATTTACTTTTTTAGTATCTAAAAATTCTTCAACATCGTAATGGAAAATATTTAAATAGACTGCCCCAGCACCTGGACGTTGACCTAATTGGTCTGCATAACTAAACCCACCTTCTAACGCTTTAGCTACAGGTAATACTCCTTTAGCAACACCTTTAATACCTTTGATTGCCTCACCACGAGCACGAAGTTTAGATAAATTGATAGCAACACCGCCACCAATTTTACTTAATTGTTTAGCTGTTGAATCAATAAAGTTAATAGAGTTTAGACTATCATCAACTTCTAATAAGAAACATGAAACAAGTTCCCCTCTTCTCGCTCTACCAGCATTTAAAAATGTAGGTGTGGCTGGTTGGTATCGTTGTTCAACCATTGCAGAAATAAACTGTTTGGCTTGTTTCATGTCACCATTAGCTAAATAAAGTGCAACAATTGCTACGTGTTGGTTGTAGTCCTCTAAAAATTGACGCTTGTCATTCGTTTTTAAAGCATAATCTTTGTAAAACTTACTAGCAGACATATAGCTAGCAAATCGAAAATGAATGGACTTAGCAAACTCAGTGATTTCTCTTAACTCAGCTTCACTATACTTTTCAAATACATCGAAGTAGAAATGGTTATCTACTAAATAATGAAGTCTTTCAATCTCATCATCAAAGTAGATCATTTTATCATGAATTTCTTCAAGATAAACTTTAAGAGACTCTTGATCTTTTTCTAAATTAAAGAAGCCATTATCTTTTCTTTTTGTAACTTCATTATTCAGCTCAATATGATTGTATTTCTTCTCTTCCATGGTTTTCATTGAAATTACCCACCTTATCCTTAAATTCAATAACGTCCTTATTTGTGCCTTGTACTTCAAATTTCATTAGTAAAGGAACTTGATAGTCCTCTGAGATAGTATGACCTGCTTTAGCGAAATTTTGTCCCCAATTTCGATTTCCACTAGCAGCTACCGCTTGTAGTTGAGAGTGGTTTACACGCAAAAAAGATTGAACCGGTTGTGGCACTTCACCAAATCCGATAGTGCCAGTAACTAAGATGTATGGTTCATTAACTGGTTCTGTGCAATTATCTTGAGTAATTTCTAGTGTATCTTGAATTTCTGCACGATGAATAAAACGTCTAACATTTCCAGAAAATGAATAATATACTACTTTCATTGGATCACCTTCTTTCATCAACCTTCTCAATACCGTTAAACAATAGTGCCCAATTATCAGTTAAAATATAAGGCTCTACTATTATTTTAGAAGTGTAGACTTTTCAATATACTAAACCCTTTAAATATTTTAAAAAAGTCTGAATTTGATACTATATCTATAAATAGATAACGACAATATATAGTGATTAAAACTTAAATTACACCAAATGATAAATTCTATTTTTTGTAACTGTTTACTTCAATTACAGTTATTTATTATCAAATGTAGTGTCATATTGCATTAAAATGATTATATTCTACAGCATCAATTTTCATACCAAACACTATATATAGTGTTTGGTTTTTAAAATCAATACTATATTCTGTGTTTCATTATACATAAGTCAAATGTT
Proteins encoded in this region:
- the nrdI gene encoding class Ib ribonucleoside-diphosphate reductase assembly flavoprotein NrdI produces the protein MKVVYYSFSGNVRRFIHRAEIQDTLEITQDNCTEPVNEPYILVTGTIGFGEVPQPVQSFLRVNHSQLQAVAASGNRNWGQNFAKAGHTISEDYQVPLLMKFEVQGTNKDVIEFKDKVGNFNENHGREEIQSY